From the Acidimicrobiales bacterium genome, the window TCCGGACCGCCGCTGCCAACGCCGGGATCGCGGTGGAGCCGGTGCGCTACCCGGAGGGGACCCGGACCGCCGCGGATGCCGCCGCGGCGATCGGTTGCGATGTCAGCCAGATCGTGAAGTCCCTCGTCGTCGTGGGCCCCGGCGGCCCGGCACTCGCGTTGACGGCCGGTCACCACCGGATCGATCTGGCGCTCCTCGCCGAGGTGTTGGGCGGCCCGGTCGAGATGTCGGATGCTGCCACGGCACGCGAAGCCACTGGATTCTCCATCGGCGGCACCCCGCCCTTCGGCCATCCATCACCGTTGCCGACCCTCCTCGATCCCTCGCTGCTCGACCACGACGTGGTCTACGCCGCGGCCGGCACTCCGGATTCGTGCTTCCCGATCGGTCCCGAAGCGCTGAGAACGGTGACGAACGCCACCGTTGCGGGGTTCGTGGCGCCGGGTTGATCCGAACGACTCAGGCAGGTCGCGACCCGGCCCACCTAGGTTTTTCGTGATGACCGCGCTCCAGCTGGACGCCGGTGCTCGTATGGCGCTCGATGTGGCGTTGGGAACCGCGGGCGCCATGGGCGATGAACGATGTGGAACCGAGTACCTGCTCTTCGGAGCGGTGGCGACCGCGTCCGGCGACATGGCCGAACTGTGCGAGCTGTTCGCCCTCGACACGGCCCGGCTCGAGCGGGCCATCGTGGCGATCCGGGGTCACCGATTCGAACCCGTGAACGAGGGCCACACGGATCCGCCGATGAGCCCGCGCGCCGAACTCGCGCTCTACGGGAAGTCGCTCTCGGGGGGCGATCGACGTTCGGCCTTCGACCTGCTCCTGGGCTGCCTCTCCGACCCGCGTTCGGGCGCGGCGACCGTGCTGCGTCATCTGGGTGTGCGCCTCGGTGAGATCCGCCGGTTGGTCGAGCTCGGCGCGGCGCGGCTCGACCGCACGGAGGTCGAGAACCTGATCGCGGCGCTCGATCGTCGAGACCGGACCCACTACTCGTGGTGGGGACCTCAAGCGGATGCCGCGGTTGCGCGCGTCGGGCTGCCCAATCAGCGGCCGCAACTCGTCGCCAGGAGCCAGACTGCCGAGCTCACCCTCGATGCCGTGGTCGCCGGCCCCGATGGGTTCGGGTTGACGCTGACGGTCAGTTCGCTCGGTGACTGGGTGCTGCCGCCGGTGTGGGAGCCGATCGAGCTCCTGAGCCCAGGTGTCGGCGCCGAGCATCGGCTCGTCCCCGAGATCGTGACGGTCGATCTCCACTATGCCGACGGCACCCACCTGTCGAATCGGACCAGCAGCCAACGCTGGCGCAGTGAGATCCCGATGCCGGGCGCGCTCGTTCGTCTCGGTACCCGACGGGTGATCGAGGACCGCAACGATCGCCGTCGCCCGGTGCGCCACGTGGAGTCCACGGAGTGGTGGGCCTGGCCGCTGCCGATCGACGGCGACGTGCGCCTCGACGTGCGATGGGCGGCCGAGGCGGCGGAAGGATCGGTCGACATCGACGGCGCCGCCATCGTCGAGCAGGCGGGAAAGCTCCGCTCGTTTTGAGCATCGTTCGCCGGGTGTGGTGAAATCGGCCGCGTATGGCCGAGCTCTCAGACGTTCAACTTCCTGATATCGACTTCACGCTCGAGTTTCCCTACACCCGCACGACCGGGCCGATCATCGGTCCGTTCCTCACGGGGCTGCGCGATGGACGCATCCTCGGAACGCGGGTCGGGGACCGAGTGCTCTGTCCTCCGGTCGAGTACGACCCGGCCGACGGCTCGACCGTCGGGCCGGACGCACTCGTCGAGGTGGGACCGGCCGGCACGGTGGAGGGGTGGACCTGGGTCGCCGAACCGACGTCGAAACACCCGTTCGACCGTCCGTTCGCGTTCGCCCAGATCAAGCTCGACGGCGCCGACACGACCATGCTCCACGCCGTCGACGCCGGCTCCATCGATGCGATGTCGACGGGAATGCGGGTCGTGGTGCGGTTCAACGACGACCGGGTCGGGTCCGTGACCGATGTGCACTTCGTGCCCGGTGACGAGGCGCCGGCCTCGCCCGAGGTCGATGCCGATGCCGAACCGGTCGGCATCATGGAGCACGTCATCGGCGTCCGGATCCGGGAGCCGTTGCAGCCACACCGGGTCACCTTCCTGAAGGGCCTGATGGACAAGAAGATCCTCGGCCAGCGCAGTCCGGCCGACGGCAAGGTCCACGTGCCGTCCCGTGGCTATGACGCGATCAATCGCGTACCGATGCTCGACGCGGAATACGTGCAGGTCGCCGACCGGGGCACGGTGACGTCGTTCACCGAGATCACCCCGGTGCAGTACCACGGACAGACCGAGACCGAGCCCTACATCCGGTGTTCGGTCCTCCTCGACGGTGCCGACTCGACCATCGGCGGCGTCGACATCCGAGACATACCGATCGACGAGTTCAAGGTCGGGCTGCGCCTCCAGATGATCTGGCGCGACGACATCCACTTCGACGATCCCGACAACCGGGGCTTCGGCCTCAGCGAAGAGGTCTACGAACGTTGGGAGCGCACCGGCGAACCCGATGTCGACCCGGACCTCGTGAAGGAGCACAACTTCTGATGCCGTTCGAACCGCAAGAGAACGACATTGCGATCATCGGTGTCGCCCAAACGAAGGCGCACGAGCGCTTCGACGGGCCCGAGGTCGTCATGATCATGGAGTGCGTCAACACGCTTCTCGCCGAAGCCGGTATCGAGCGCAGCGACATCGGCTTCACCATTGCCGGAAGCTGCGACTACCTGTCGGGCATGCCCTTCGCATTCGTGTCGAACGTCGATGGCATGGGCGCCTGGCCGCCGGTCTATGAGTCCCATGTCGAGATGGACGGCGCCTGGGCGCTGTTCGAGGCGTGGCTGCGACTCCAGATGGGCGACCTCGACATCGCGATGGTCGTCGGATCCGGCAAGTCGTCACCGTGCAACGCACGCGAGGTCTTCCACCTGCAGGCCGATCCCTATGTGGTCGCCCCGCTCGGGCTCGATCCCGACGCGATGGCCGGCATCCAGGCCCGCGCCCTGATCGACGCCGGCAAGGCCACCGAGGCCGACATCGCCGAGGTGGTCGCTCGCAGTCGAGCCGCCGCA encodes:
- a CDS encoding YbaK/EbsC family protein, producing the protein MARSDADERFRTAAANAGIAVEPVRYPEGTRTAADAAAAIGCDVSQIVKSLVVVGPGGPALALTAGHHRIDLALLAEVLGGPVEMSDAATAREATGFSIGGTPPFGHPSPLPTLLDPSLLDHDVVYAAAGTPDSCFPIGPEALRTVTNATVAGFVAPG
- a CDS encoding Clp protease N-terminal domain-containing protein; translated protein: MTALQLDAGARMALDVALGTAGAMGDERCGTEYLLFGAVATASGDMAELCELFALDTARLERAIVAIRGHRFEPVNEGHTDPPMSPRAELALYGKSLSGGDRRSAFDLLLGCLSDPRSGAATVLRHLGVRLGEIRRLVELGAARLDRTEVENLIAALDRRDRTHYSWWGPQADAAVARVGLPNQRPQLVARSQTAELTLDAVVAGPDGFGLTLTVSSLGDWVLPPVWEPIELLSPGVGAEHRLVPEIVTVDLHYADGTHLSNRTSSQRWRSEIPMPGALVRLGTRRVIEDRNDRRRPVRHVESTEWWAWPLPIDGDVRLDVRWAAEAAEGSVDIDGAAIVEQAGKLRSF
- a CDS encoding OB-fold domain-containing protein; protein product: MAELSDVQLPDIDFTLEFPYTRTTGPIIGPFLTGLRDGRILGTRVGDRVLCPPVEYDPADGSTVGPDALVEVGPAGTVEGWTWVAEPTSKHPFDRPFAFAQIKLDGADTTMLHAVDAGSIDAMSTGMRVVVRFNDDRVGSVTDVHFVPGDEAPASPEVDADAEPVGIMEHVIGVRIREPLQPHRVTFLKGLMDKKILGQRSPADGKVHVPSRGYDAINRVPMLDAEYVQVADRGTVTSFTEITPVQYHGQTETEPYIRCSVLLDGADSTIGGVDIRDIPIDEFKVGLRLQMIWRDDIHFDDPDNRGFGLSEEVYERWERTGEPDVDPDLVKEHNF